Proteins found in one Amycolatopsis umgeniensis genomic segment:
- a CDS encoding condensation domain-containing protein has translation MIDPDAIELDALTEADRLLLAELLDREDGEQEFPVASAQREMLTTAARFPDSRAAGIHLAIRLDGRVSLEGLRAAHHTLLSRHSALRTGFRADPDGWRQAVSEGGEFPMRISTGEPLDDSCVVTAFERAREEPFDLLGAGPLARAELITDRNGAQVLLWSWHHAVVDGYSLGLLWSDFTAAYRGGHEQTEPVPYGEFALWQREWLAGPEARRAAERLASASDSFGDLPPQRSRPARPDIGAMELVVPAAVHDELVREAVHRGLTTHMVLLAAYRHEVEAAGLLGAAAPVWTPLAGRTDDRFMSTVGMFGNVLPVFGRAGGDLSPIRDGCILAMECQNLPRPELLQTRPIPADALFALQNTPSGDGSLPGVRVSVVRPPGVPPVAPILEFYSPPDELFRTALSFGYRDGGLTGVFEYDRAEVPDSAATAVVAGIGKWLRSFTGGAR, from the coding sequence GTGATCGATCCGGACGCGATCGAACTCGACGCGCTGACCGAGGCGGACCGTCTGCTGCTCGCCGAACTCCTCGATCGCGAGGACGGCGAGCAGGAGTTTCCCGTGGCGTCCGCGCAGCGGGAGATGCTGACCACCGCGGCCCGCTTCCCCGACAGCCGCGCCGCCGGCATCCACCTCGCCATCCGGCTCGACGGCCGGGTTTCGCTGGAGGGGTTGCGGGCGGCGCATCACACCCTGCTCTCTCGCCACAGTGCCCTGCGCACCGGGTTCCGCGCCGATCCCGATGGTTGGCGACAGGCGGTCTCGGAGGGTGGGGAGTTCCCGATGCGCATCTCGACCGGCGAGCCTCTCGACGACTCGTGCGTGGTCACCGCGTTCGAACGGGCGCGGGAGGAACCCTTCGACCTGCTCGGCGCCGGGCCGCTGGCGCGAGCCGAACTCATCACCGACCGCAATGGTGCCCAGGTCCTGCTGTGGTCGTGGCACCACGCCGTCGTCGACGGTTACTCGCTCGGCTTGCTGTGGAGCGATTTCACCGCGGCCTACCGCGGCGGGCACGAGCAGACCGAGCCGGTGCCGTACGGCGAATTCGCCCTCTGGCAGCGGGAGTGGCTCGCCGGGCCGGAGGCGCGCCGGGCGGCGGAACGCCTTGCCTCCGCCTCGGACAGCTTTGGTGACCTGCCTCCACAGCGGAGCAGGCCCGCCCGTCCCGATATCGGAGCGATGGAACTCGTGGTTCCCGCCGCGGTGCACGACGAGCTGGTCCGCGAAGCGGTCCACCGCGGGCTGACCACGCACATGGTGCTGCTGGCCGCGTACCGGCACGAGGTGGAGGCCGCCGGACTGCTCGGCGCGGCGGCACCGGTGTGGACGCCGCTCGCCGGCCGCACCGACGACCGCTTCATGAGCACGGTCGGCATGTTCGGCAACGTGCTGCCGGTCTTCGGCCGCGCGGGCGGCGATCTCTCGCCGATCAGGGACGGCTGCATCCTGGCGATGGAATGCCAGAACCTGCCCAGGCCGGAACTGCTCCAGACGCGCCCGATTCCCGCGGACGCCTTGTTCGCGCTGCAGAACACGCCCAGCGGGGACGGTTCTCTGCCCGGCGTACGGGTGTCGGTCGTCCGTCCGCCCGGCGTGCCCCCGGTCGCGCCGATCCTCGAGTTCTACAGCCCGCCGGACGAGCTGTTTCGGACGGCGTTGTCGTTCGGATACCGCGACGGAGGGCTGACAGGGGTTTTCGAGTACGACAGAGCCGAGGTTCCCGATTCCGCCGCCACCGCCGTCGTGGCCGGGATCGGGAAGTGGCTGCGGTCGTTCACCGGGGGTGCGCGATGA
- a CDS encoding ATP-grasp domain-containing protein, with product MTDGHVLLVGTGLEQFRRYLLEGIVRRHRVVLLNPTPVTWQRALVADHAEVDFTDQAAVFRAAKELAARNEINGVLTWDESLLEHSARIAEQLGVPGLPVSAALACRDKARQRELFARHGVPSARFRTVDTVGEALDAAVELGYPLVVKPRALAGSIGVRLVRDDGELREAVERAGSAHYPGFGGTGGLLLEEYLVGTEISVDSWVLDGTVTPFVMAKKIVGLAPHFEETGHLVGGALGLATAEKAQKVVAAANLALGVDHAVTHTEVMLTADGPRLIEVNGRLGGDLIPYLGELAGGIEAGAIAADVAVHRRPESLARHARLAAVQFIYPDREMRLDGVRMAPELEEAPWIERWGVLFPPGSELLLPPKAYLTRAAYVVCTADDESGLAARMAEIRAGVVPFGPALV from the coding sequence ATGACCGATGGTCACGTCTTGCTGGTCGGCACCGGGCTCGAGCAGTTCCGCAGGTACCTGCTCGAAGGCATCGTCCGCCGTCACCGTGTCGTGCTGCTCAACCCCACACCGGTCACGTGGCAGCGTGCCTTGGTCGCCGATCACGCGGAGGTCGATTTCACCGACCAGGCCGCGGTTTTCCGCGCGGCGAAGGAACTCGCCGCGCGCAACGAGATCAACGGTGTGCTGACCTGGGACGAGAGCCTGCTGGAGCACAGCGCCCGGATCGCGGAACAACTCGGCGTTCCGGGGCTCCCGGTTTCCGCGGCGCTGGCCTGCCGGGACAAGGCGCGTCAACGCGAGCTGTTCGCCCGGCACGGGGTGCCCTCGGCCCGGTTCCGCACCGTGGACACGGTGGGCGAAGCACTCGACGCGGCCGTCGAACTCGGCTATCCGCTGGTGGTGAAGCCGCGCGCATTGGCAGGCAGCATCGGGGTACGGCTGGTGCGTGACGACGGGGAACTGCGCGAGGCCGTCGAGCGGGCGGGAAGCGCGCACTACCCGGGATTCGGCGGCACAGGCGGACTGCTGCTGGAGGAGTACCTGGTCGGCACCGAGATCAGCGTCGACAGCTGGGTGCTCGACGGCACCGTCACCCCGTTCGTCATGGCGAAGAAGATCGTCGGGCTCGCCCCGCACTTCGAGGAAACCGGGCATCTGGTCGGCGGCGCGCTCGGGCTGGCCACGGCCGAAAAAGCCCAGAAAGTGGTGGCTGCCGCCAATCTCGCCCTCGGCGTCGACCACGCGGTCACCCACACCGAGGTGATGCTCACCGCCGACGGTCCCCGCCTGATCGAGGTCAACGGCAGGCTCGGCGGTGACCTCATCCCGTACCTCGGCGAGCTGGCCGGCGGGATCGAGGCCGGCGCGATCGCCGCCGACGTGGCCGTCCACCGTCGTCCGGAATCCCTCGCCCGCCACGCGAGGCTGGCCGCGGTGCAATTCATCTACCCGGACCGGGAAATGCGGCTGGACGGCGTGCGCATGGCGCCCGAACTCGAAGAGGCGCCGTGGATCGAGCGATGGGGCGTGCTCTTCCCGCCGGGGAGCGAATTGTTGTTGCCGCCCAAGGCATATCTCACCCGAGCGGCGTACGTGGTGTGCACCGCCGACGACGAGAGCGGCTTGGCCGCCCGGATGGCCGAGATCCGCGCGGGCGTGGTGCCGTTCGGGCCCGCCCTGGTCTGA
- a CDS encoding cytochrome P450: MTMITLTDIDVRSPEFYRNPYPFYRLLREQDPVHHIAELGVWLVTRHDLVTEVFADQRRFGKTWPEGTAPLDGPRPEEFAALDEIPVDMLDSDPPDHTRLRRLVSKAFTPKAVEQQRPRIAEIVDELIDEMLGKPRFDLVRDFAIPIPVRIIGEILGVPAGDYTRFQNWTVDFVRSFDVTQPQEVKYKGMAAHLKLVEYFDELVRERRVAPGPDLISSLIKVEDEGDKLSRGDLLAMCVLMLFGGYETTFTLISNGTRLLLEHKEQRELLLARPELARQACEELVRYESPVQRIGYIARYDQEFGGKSLRKGDVVLACIGAANRDPAVFEEPDRLALDRSNTKQIAFGRGLHYCIGAPLAVLEAAVAIPRLLERVPRLTILDETLDWAPTSAHRRLQSLTASAG; encoded by the coding sequence ATGACCATGATCACCCTGACCGACATCGACGTACGGTCGCCGGAGTTCTACCGGAACCCGTACCCCTTCTACCGGTTGCTGCGCGAGCAGGACCCCGTGCACCACATCGCCGAACTGGGTGTCTGGCTGGTGACCCGCCACGATCTCGTGACCGAGGTCTTCGCCGACCAGCGGCGGTTCGGCAAGACCTGGCCGGAGGGCACGGCACCGCTCGACGGCCCGCGTCCGGAGGAATTCGCCGCTCTCGACGAGATCCCCGTCGACATGCTGGACTCCGACCCGCCGGACCACACCCGGTTGCGGAGGCTGGTGTCGAAGGCCTTCACACCCAAGGCTGTCGAGCAGCAGCGGCCGAGGATCGCCGAAATCGTCGACGAGCTCATCGACGAGATGCTGGGCAAGCCCCGCTTCGATCTGGTGCGGGACTTCGCCATCCCGATCCCGGTCCGCATCATCGGCGAGATCCTCGGCGTCCCGGCCGGGGACTACACCCGGTTCCAGAACTGGACCGTGGACTTCGTGCGCAGTTTCGACGTCACGCAACCGCAAGAGGTCAAGTACAAGGGGATGGCCGCGCATCTGAAGCTGGTGGAGTACTTCGACGAACTGGTCCGCGAGCGGCGCGTGGCTCCGGGTCCGGATCTGATCAGCTCGTTGATCAAGGTCGAAGACGAGGGCGACAAGCTTTCCCGCGGCGATCTGCTGGCCATGTGCGTCCTGATGCTGTTCGGGGGATACGAGACGACGTTCACGCTCATCTCCAACGGGACGAGACTCCTGCTCGAGCACAAGGAACAGCGAGAGCTGCTCCTTGCACGGCCGGAACTCGCCCGGCAGGCGTGCGAGGAACTCGTCCGCTACGAATCCCCCGTGCAGCGCATCGGCTACATCGCGCGATACGACCAGGAGTTCGGCGGCAAGTCCCTGCGCAAGGGGGACGTCGTGCTGGCCTGCATCGGCGCGGCCAACCGAGATCCGGCGGTGTTCGAGGAGCCGGACCGCCTCGCCCTCGACCGGAGCAACACCAAACAGATCGCCTTCGGCCGCGGGCTGCACTACTGCATCGGCGCGCCGCTGGCCGTCCTGGAGGCGGCTGTGGCCATTCCCCGTCTCCTGGAACGCGTTCCGCGGCTGACGATCCTCGACGAGACGCTGGACTGGGCACCGACCTCGGCGCACCGCAGGCTGCAATCACTCACCGCGAGCGCCGGGTGA
- a CDS encoding NAD(P)H-binding protein → MVIPVVPEGEMMILVTGATGNVGSELVELLHRADFPVRALTRDAGKARFPAAVEVVEGDLNRPESLAAAFKGVDKVFLVLPGPGQESEIAAAARSAGVRHVVLISSGAAGTHPELMIGRSSLQAESAVAESGLSWTVLRPGQFASNRKQWIPEIKGGGVVHAPYGDVQLPTVHPADIAAVGFSALTEEGHEGRTYALTGPAPISPREQLAAIGAAIGRELTFQEVTPEQAADQMRRFMPEEMVESLLGLQGGVLTEADTQVLPTVEEVTGRPPRTFARWAEENAGAFRS, encoded by the coding sequence ATGGTGATACCAGTCGTCCCGGAGGGGGAGATGATGATCCTGGTAACCGGCGCCACCGGGAACGTGGGCAGCGAACTCGTCGAGTTGCTGCACCGAGCCGATTTCCCGGTGCGCGCGCTGACCAGGGACGCGGGCAAAGCCCGGTTCCCGGCCGCCGTGGAGGTCGTGGAAGGCGATCTGAACCGGCCCGAATCGCTGGCGGCCGCGTTCAAGGGAGTGGACAAGGTCTTCCTCGTCCTGCCCGGGCCCGGCCAAGAGAGTGAGATCGCCGCCGCCGCGCGCTCGGCTGGCGTGCGGCACGTGGTGCTGATCTCGTCCGGAGCGGCGGGGACCCATCCGGAGCTGATGATCGGCCGCAGCAGCCTGCAGGCCGAAAGCGCCGTCGCGGAGAGCGGACTGTCCTGGACCGTGCTTCGGCCGGGTCAGTTCGCTTCGAACCGAAAGCAGTGGATCCCGGAGATCAAGGGCGGTGGCGTGGTGCACGCCCCGTACGGCGATGTCCAGCTCCCCACCGTCCACCCCGCCGACATCGCCGCGGTGGGCTTCAGCGCGCTCACCGAGGAGGGCCACGAGGGCAGAACCTACGCCCTGACCGGACCGGCGCCGATCTCTCCGCGCGAGCAACTCGCCGCCATCGGCGCCGCCATCGGGAGGGAGCTCACGTTCCAGGAGGTCACTCCGGAGCAAGCGGCCGATCAGATGCGCCGCTTCATGCCGGAGGAAATGGTCGAGTCGCTGCTCGGCCTGCAGGGCGGCGTGCTGACCGAAGCCGACACGCAGGTGCTCCCCACCGTCGAGGAGGTCACCGGGCGTCCGCCCCGCACGTTCGCGCGGTGGGCCGAGGAGAACGCCGGCGCCTTCCGTTCTTGA